Proteins encoded within one genomic window of Nilaparvata lugens isolate BPH chromosome 11, ASM1435652v1, whole genome shotgun sequence:
- the LOC120353677 gene encoding bromo and FHA domain-containing protein DDB_G0267958-like: protein MFGEEGWLKGGVGGGGGKTGGGGERISPKATAVNGGLQRYSTTTTATSRTTSQRRTTTPTKELLQQEEEEDEEEEEEDEEEEEEEDEEEEETGRSSTSTDE, encoded by the coding sequence ATGTTTGGCGAGGAGGGGTGGTTGAAAGGAGGAgtcggaggaggaggaggaaagacaggaggaggaggagaacgaaTCAGTCCAAAAGCAACAGCCGTCAACGGAGGCCTACAACGCTACTCgacaacaacaacagcaacatCACGAACAACATCAcaaagaagaacaacaacaccGACCAAAGAGTTGTTGCaacaggaggaggaagaggacgaagaggaggaggaggaagacgaggaagaggaggaggaggaggatgaggaagaggaggagaccGGTAGGAGTTCGACGAGCACGGACGAATAG